Below is a genomic region from Rhodohalobacter sp. 614A.
ATGATCTACATTTTAGGAACAGAACGCTCTGCATCCACGTGGGTGGCCAACATTCTTGATCACCATCCCCGACTGGATGTATGTATGGAGCCGCTGTCTTCCTATAATTCCCGGTTTAAAAACTGGCCGGATCGTTTTACAAAAATGGATCATCCCGGGAAAAAAGCCGCTGAATTTGAGTGTGAGTTTGAAATACTCAGGAAACATCGCAGGTTTTTATTCACACGATTCTCGGATTCTCACTTTGCATGGAAAACAGATCTGAATTGGGCTCAGTTTTTAGCCAGAAAAAATATCGCACCAGATGCTGTTTCAGATTTCCTTGAACTGAATTTCCACCGAAAAAACCGATCAATAACGGTTAAGAAAAAGGAACCACTACAAACCGTCATCAAAGAAGTACGTTTGAATTTCAACGCTTCATTGATTTCGGCAATGGATAAAAATCCCAGGGTGATTGTAACGATACGGGAAATGGCGTCCTGTATACGTTCAATATCAAACTTCATTGACGAGGGAAGTTTGACGGATCTGAAGAAAGATCTTCAGGCTCATTACGGTTCAATAACCCCGCAAACGTTATGCAATTATTGGTTTGAAAGTTACTCGGTTTTACTGGATTCTCTTGAAAATCACCAAATTCCATATAAAATTGTGAGTCATACAGAGTTGCTCAAAAATCCGCGTGCAGTGACAGAAGAGATTTTTCGTTTCCTGGATATTTCTGTTGAACCTGATATTATTAAATTCCTGGAAACCTCTGATAGATCCGGATCCGGGAAACATTCCACAGAACGTAGCAGTGATCAACTTTTGGAACAAATCATAAATGACCGGAAGCGCATGTATCCGCTTTTGAGTAAAGAACTGGATACCATTCAGAACCATCCTGTTTTGAGAAAATTTGCCGGAGGTTTATGAAACCATCTGTCGCTCACTTTTCACTCTATTATTTTGAACTCAGCGAAAACTGGATTCACACCCAGATTAAATATTCGAAAGAATGGAATCCAACAGTCTTTACAAATCATACCAAAAATTTGGACTCCGTTGATTGGTCGCCACCGATTTATAATCGCAGCCAGGAACTGTCCCTCCCCGTCCGGCTGGCCGACAGCATCGCCATGAAACTGATTGGTTATTATCCCAGTTTTTATTCGCACTTAAACAAAGAGAACTTTCAACTTATCCATGCGCATTTTGGCCCCATGGGATATTTGTGTTCTGGAATAGCGAAACGTCTGAATATCCCTTTAATCACAACTTTTTATGGGTATGATGCATCGCTTCTCCCGAATGAAAAGCCGCAATGGAAATCCAATTACAGAAAACTTTTTGAGCGTGGAAGCCGATTTCTGGTAGAAGGACCGGCAATGGGAAAAAAGCTGGAAGCATTGGGCTGTCCGCCAGAAAAAATTGTGGTTCAACATCTTGGCGTCGAAATCAACAAGTATAAACCAAAAGAGGACTACCCGGCGACTGAAAATTTACGGCTGTTAATGGTCGGACGGTTTGTTGAAAAAAAAGGATTTATTTATGGTCTCCGGGCATTTCACCAATTCCTAAAAAAAGGAGGGAATGGGATTTTAACCATCTATGGAGACAGTAACGGCACAAAAGAATCAGAACAGGTAAAAGGTGAATTGCTCCAATATGTAAAGGATCATGGATTGCAGGAATCCGTTTTTCTTCCGGGTTTGATTCCGCTTGAGAAACTACAGGAAGAGTATCACCATCACGATATTTTCCTGGCCCCGAGTGTTTTATCTACAGACGGAGATGATGAAGGCGGTGCACCGGTGACGATTATTGAAGCAAGTGCTTCGGGATTGCCGATCATAGGAAGCCGCCACTGTGACATTTCTGAAGTTGTAGTTGATGAAAAAACAGGTCTTCTTGCTGATGAGAAAGATGTTGAAACATTATCCGAACACTTGGTTCGGCTCCATCAAAATCCGGAACTTCAAAAGAATCTTGGGAAGAGTGGTGTAGTTCATATCCAGGAACATTTTGATGCTTTTAAACAAGGCAAAGTTTTATCCTCCATTTATCGTGATTGTATAAACAACGAAGAACGATCATGAAATCCGAACCATTTGTTTCCGCAATCATTACTACAAAAAACAGGGCGGATCTTCTGCCGAGGGCGCTGGATTCTGTCCTGAATCAAACCTATCCAAACCTAGGGGTTATTGTGGTTGATGACGGTTCAGATGACGACACTCCTCAAATTATCGAACGGTATCAGGAAAAGCATTCTATCATTTGTATCAGAAATGAACAGTCTTTGGGAGCCAACAAAGCCAGGAATGCAGGAATCGAAAAGGCGAAGGGAGAATTTGTAGCCGGACTTGACGACGACGATGAATGGCACCCCGAACGTATTTCGCTTCTGTTGAAAAATTATGATGATTCTTATGCGTGTATTACATCTTTTGACCGAATCATTTCTTCAAACCGATCAGTAGTTTGGCGTAAGAAATTGAAGGTTACGTTAGAGGATTTGTTGTTTTCAAATCATGTTGGAAACCAGGTTCTCGTTAAAAGGGAAAGAGTGCTGCAAGTTGGCGGATTTGATGAATCGCTTGCGGCCGGCCAGGATTACGATCTGTGGATCCGCTTGTGTGAGAAGTTCGGTCCGATTAAAATCGTGCAAGAGCCATTGCAAAATATTTACCAGGAAAATTTTAAAGGAAGAATATCAAATCCCAAAACTCAGCTTGATGGTTATCTTTCTGTATACCAAAAACATAAAATCAAGATGAACCGGGATCAGAAAAAATATCATCTTTACAACATTCGGCTGGCCCAGGGAAAAGTATCCTCCATTTTTGAAGTGATGGGTTGGGTGCCCAAAAACAGAGTCTTCAAAGAGATGAAACGCTGGGTTGCCAACCGCTATTTAATCAACAGATAAATCCTGGTCTTCACTTTTCCCCTTTCCTGAAAACCAAGAAAAGCCCAAAACCTCCGGCAGCAAATAACAGCAGGTTTCCAAAACGTGCAATCCAGGTTCCGGTTGTATACCATGCCGGTTCAAGAGTCATTTCAAAAGTGTGATCTCCGGCGGGAATCTCAAAACCCCGTAAAATGTAATTAGTTCGGTACATGTTGATTTCTTTGCCGTTGAGAGCTGCCGTCCACCCCTCCGGATACCATATTTCGCTCAATACCATAAATCCGGGCGTTGACCTGGAAATATCAACTGAAATATGATTGGGATTGTATTCCGTAACAGTGGCAGTTGCCATTGAATCCTGCTGAATTTCCAGGGAAGGTTGCTCTGTTACATAAGCAACTTCAGCCGGATTAAAATTCCGGGCTGAAAGCTGAGCCAAAGCCTGTGTCTGATCATCCAGTACCACCAAAGAATCCACGAAAAATGCTTTTGGCAGCACATTCATGTTCTCCATTACAACCCCAACATCTGTGGGAAACACATTCTCAAAACCCGGTGCAGAGAACGGCTGCGGAAAGGTTACATACTTCACATTAAGCATGTCGAGAACGCCGGAATTGATGGACGCTCCCTGTGCCGAATACAGTTTGCCAATAAATTCACGGAAATAGCCCTCAATCATATCGTGGTAATAGCCGAGTTTGGCCCCTGAGTATCCCCCGACAGACGGATAAAAATAAGCCGGAACAGCATTATTGAAGGGATCATCCAGAATTGGAAAAACACGATATTCCCAGCCTTCCCCGGATCCGATATTTTCCACTAAAAACCGATCCAGCTCCCGTTCCCGCTGCTCTATAACATCCGCAGGATCAAAATTTTGATCCACAAGTGAGCCTTCATTCATGTAACGTGAATCCACACCGATCAAATCATATCCAAGAATCAAACAGAGTGAAATAGCCCCGGCTGATACCGGAATTTTTCGAGTCCCCATGGCCCAGATAATTACTCCGCCCACAACAAAGATCAGCACGAATCGAAATGCATCTTTTTGTGCCATATCTTTTCGTTCGGGAATCAGGCGTGTCTGAATAAGGTTTGAGACGGTTTGCGAAATTCTTGGGTCATCCATTGAAATACCATTCTGAATGGCAAGCCTTTGGGCAAATTGCTGGCGCTCTCCGGGTTTTTCAAAACGCAAAAATTGTAACGTAATAAGCACGGCAACCACGGCAATTCCGGTGGCTACAAAAAGAGGTGTTTTCCATTCACTTTTTCCGTGCGGATTCTTTATCTCACCAATCAGCCAGTCGATTCCAAAAACTGAAATAACGGAAAAGCAAAATAGCGCCATGATGAGCCACGTTTCGGGCACACGGAATTTGTCGAAAAGAGGAAAATATTCGAACATCAGGTTGTTCAGTAATCCAAAATTTTCGCCAAGAGAAAAAAGCAGCGCGGCAATACCCGGCCCAAGAAAAACATATTTTAGTTTGTTGTTTGATTTCATGCAACCAACCACAAAAAACAGAAATGCCAAAGCGCCGAAATAGTGCGGACCACTGGTAAATGACTTGGGTCCCCAGTAAAATTGTGAACCTCCGTAAGAACCGGGAATCAACAATGTCAGAAGCTCGCCCCAGCCCTGAGACCAGCCAAAAGCATAATTTCGTGCCAGTCCATCCGTACCGGCAGCCGCTGTTCCTCCACGCATGCTGTAAGGAGAATATTCAATTGTGCTCCAGTACATCTGGAATGTAATCAGGATAGCAACAAGGCCGGCTGCAACCAGCCATCCGGTATATTTCAGGTATTTTTTTGATTCATCTGCCTGAATGGCTTTTACCCAATCATAAATAAAAAGGGTGCCGAGTGGAAAGAGGAAATAGTAGGTGATCTGGGGATGATACGCCCGGAGGTGAAGCGTTAGTGCAAGTGCAAAAATAAAGAAAGAAAGCCACTGATTCCATTTCGAACGGGTTAGCATCAGGTACCCAACATAAAGCCAGGGTATATAAACATAAGCTACAAATTTGGCTTTATGGCCCGCTCCGATAATGAGTGCAACATACGTTGTAAATCCAATGATGATTGCCCCAAAAACTGCGGAAAGTGGCCGGTTTCCCAGCAAAATAAACATCAAATAGGCGCCGGCAAGAAGAATCCACATCTGAACTGCCGGATAAATAAAATCCAATGAACGGATGAGTGTGTTATCCAGATTCATCACCTTCGGCGGATGGGAAATGGTATTGGCAGGCATTCCGGAAAACATGTTGGTTACCCAGTGCGCTACGTTACCGGTATCTTCCCTGTATTCAATGATGGATTCCGCACCGGCCCGCCACTGAATAACGTCGGTGCCCATATATTGCTGGCCGCCGAGAATAGTAGAATAATGTAAAAAGAGTGGCAGTAAAAAAAGAAACAGCAAAGCGAGCAGATGCTGCTTACCTGGTGAAAGAGATTCCCAAAAATCCGGTGACGGCTCCGACGCTTTTCCCTTTTTTTTTGCCATACCTTATTCGATCACTCTTGGAACACGGAAATAATCAGAATCGGCATCCGGTGCATTTTTAAGGGCATCTTCGTGGCTGAGAGGTTCTTTTGCCTGATCCTTCCGGAACTTACTCGCCGTAATTTCGGTCACATGCTCCAACGGGGCTACATCGGTTGTATCTAACTCATTCAACTGATCGATATAGCCCAAAATTTTATTCATATCCTCTTTTAAACCTTCGGCTTCATCATCACCTAATTGCAGGCGTGCGAGGTTGGCTACGTATTGAACATCATCTTTAGTTACGGACATCTTTCATTCTGCTAAATTCTTGTGGAAATAATTCTGTTATATTTCAGAATACTGCTTTCAATCGGCTTACAAATGGTTCCGATTGCTAAGCGGACAAGTTAACAAAGATTTGATAAAAGCATAAGCTCAAACCTGTACAGTTATGAATATGGGAATTTGTTCAGATTCACACGACCATGTTGAGAACATCAAAAAGGCAGTATCGTTTTTCAAGGAAAGAGAGGTAGAACGCGTGATTCATGCCGGCGATTATTGCAGCCCGTTCACCATACCACTATTTGAAGGACTGAATCTTCATGGTGTGTTTGGGAATAACGATGGCGACAAATTCCTTTTGATGAAAAAGTTTGATGAAATTGGAGCATCACTTTATGGCGATTTCTTCAGCTTTGAAGCTGATAATGTGAAGTTTGCCGTCTACCACGGAACCTACCCGGAAATTACCCAAAGCCTGGAGCTATGTGGAAAATATGATGTGGTGATATCCGGCCACACCCACGAACCAAAACTGGACACCATTGAAGATACAATTTCCATCAATCCGGGAAGCGTAAACGGGTTCGACGGCGATGCAATGGTTGCAATTTTCAATACGGAGACCCGAAAAGTTCAATTTA
It encodes:
- a CDS encoding sulfotransferase; the protein is MIYILGTERSASTWVANILDHHPRLDVCMEPLSSYNSRFKNWPDRFTKMDHPGKKAAEFECEFEILRKHRRFLFTRFSDSHFAWKTDLNWAQFLARKNIAPDAVSDFLELNFHRKNRSITVKKKEPLQTVIKEVRLNFNASLISAMDKNPRVIVTIREMASCIRSISNFIDEGSLTDLKKDLQAHYGSITPQTLCNYWFESYSVLLDSLENHQIPYKIVSHTELLKNPRAVTEEIFRFLDISVEPDIIKFLETSDRSGSGKHSTERSSDQLLEQIINDRKRMYPLLSKELDTIQNHPVLRKFAGGL
- a CDS encoding glycosyltransferase, with product MKPSVAHFSLYYFELSENWIHTQIKYSKEWNPTVFTNHTKNLDSVDWSPPIYNRSQELSLPVRLADSIAMKLIGYYPSFYSHLNKENFQLIHAHFGPMGYLCSGIAKRLNIPLITTFYGYDASLLPNEKPQWKSNYRKLFERGSRFLVEGPAMGKKLEALGCPPEKIVVQHLGVEINKYKPKEDYPATENLRLLMVGRFVEKKGFIYGLRAFHQFLKKGGNGILTIYGDSNGTKESEQVKGELLQYVKDHGLQESVFLPGLIPLEKLQEEYHHHDIFLAPSVLSTDGDDEGGAPVTIIEASASGLPIIGSRHCDISEVVVDEKTGLLADEKDVETLSEHLVRLHQNPELQKNLGKSGVVHIQEHFDAFKQGKVLSSIYRDCINNEERS
- a CDS encoding glycosyltransferase family 2 protein — translated: MKSEPFVSAIITTKNRADLLPRALDSVLNQTYPNLGVIVVDDGSDDDTPQIIERYQEKHSIICIRNEQSLGANKARNAGIEKAKGEFVAGLDDDDEWHPERISLLLKNYDDSYACITSFDRIISSNRSVVWRKKLKVTLEDLLFSNHVGNQVLVKRERVLQVGGFDESLAAGQDYDLWIRLCEKFGPIKIVQEPLQNIYQENFKGRISNPKTQLDGYLSVYQKHKIKMNRDQKKYHLYNIRLAQGKVSSIFEVMGWVPKNRVFKEMKRWVANRYLINR
- a CDS encoding YfhO family protein, encoding MAKKKGKASEPSPDFWESLSPGKQHLLALLFLFLLPLFLHYSTILGGQQYMGTDVIQWRAGAESIIEYREDTGNVAHWVTNMFSGMPANTISHPPKVMNLDNTLIRSLDFIYPAVQMWILLAGAYLMFILLGNRPLSAVFGAIIIGFTTYVALIIGAGHKAKFVAYVYIPWLYVGYLMLTRSKWNQWLSFFIFALALTLHLRAYHPQITYYFLFPLGTLFIYDWVKAIQADESKKYLKYTGWLVAAGLVAILITFQMYWSTIEYSPYSMRGGTAAAGTDGLARNYAFGWSQGWGELLTLLIPGSYGGSQFYWGPKSFTSGPHYFGALAFLFFVVGCMKSNNKLKYVFLGPGIAALLFSLGENFGLLNNLMFEYFPLFDKFRVPETWLIMALFCFSVISVFGIDWLIGEIKNPHGKSEWKTPLFVATGIAVVAVLITLQFLRFEKPGERQQFAQRLAIQNGISMDDPRISQTVSNLIQTRLIPERKDMAQKDAFRFVLIFVVGGVIIWAMGTRKIPVSAGAISLCLILGYDLIGVDSRYMNEGSLVDQNFDPADVIEQRERELDRFLVENIGSGEGWEYRVFPILDDPFNNAVPAYFYPSVGGYSGAKLGYYHDMIEGYFREFIGKLYSAQGASINSGVLDMLNVKYVTFPQPFSAPGFENVFPTDVGVVMENMNVLPKAFFVDSLVVLDDQTQALAQLSARNFNPAEVAYVTEQPSLEIQQDSMATATVTEYNPNHISVDISRSTPGFMVLSEIWYPEGWTAALNGKEINMYRTNYILRGFEIPAGDHTFEMTLEPAWYTTGTWIARFGNLLLFAAGGFGLFLVFRKGEK
- the gatC gene encoding Asp-tRNA(Asn)/Glu-tRNA(Gln) amidotransferase subunit GatC, yielding MSVTKDDVQYVANLARLQLGDDEAEGLKEDMNKILGYIDQLNELDTTDVAPLEHVTEITASKFRKDQAKEPLSHEDALKNAPDADSDYFRVPRVIE
- a CDS encoding metallophosphoesterase; the encoded protein is MGICSDSHDHVENIKKAVSFFKEREVERVIHAGDYCSPFTIPLFEGLNLHGVFGNNDGDKFLLMKKFDEIGASLYGDFFSFEADNVKFAVYHGTYPEITQSLELCGKYDVVISGHTHEPKLDTIEDTISINPGSVNGFDGDAMVAIFNTETRKVQFKELG